The Symphalangus syndactylus isolate Jambi chromosome 3, NHGRI_mSymSyn1-v2.1_pri, whole genome shotgun sequence genome has a segment encoding these proteins:
- the ALAD gene encoding delta-aminolevulinic acid dehydratase isoform X2: protein MPLCPLAHAMQPQSVLHSGYFHPLLRAWQTATTTLNASNLIYPIFVTDVPDDIQPIASLPGVARYGVNRLEEMLRPLVEEGLRCVLIFGVPSRVPKDERGSAADSEESPAIEAIHLLRKTFPSLLVACDVCLCPYTSHGHCGLLSENGAFRAEESRQRLAEVALAYAKAGCQVVAPSDMMDGRVEAIKEALMAHGLGNRVSVMSYSAKFASCFYGPFRDAAKSSPAFGDRRCYQLPPGARGLALRAVDRDVREGADMLMVKPGMPYLDIVREVKDKHPDLPLAVYHVSGEFAMLWHGAQAGAFDLKAAVLEAMTAFRRAGADIIITYYTPQLLQWLKEE from the exons ATGCCCCTGTGCCCACTGGCCCACGCCATGCAGCCCCAGTCTGTTCTGCACAGCGGCTACTTCCACCCACTGCTTCGGGCCTGGCAGACAGCCACCACCACGCTCAATGCCTCCAACCTCATCTACCCCATCTTTGTCAC GGATGTTCCTGATGACATACAGCCTATCGCCAGCCTCCCAGGAGTGGCCAG GTATGGTGTGAACCGGCTGGAAGAGATGCTGAGGCCCTTGGTGGAAGAGGGCCTACGCTGTGTCTTGATCTTTGGCGTCCCCAGCAGAGTTCCCAAG GACGAGCGGGGTTCCGCAGCTGACTCCGAGGAGTCCCCAGCTATTGAGGCGATCCATCTGTTGAGGAAGaccttccccagcctcctggtGGCCTGTGACGTCTGCCTGTGTCCCTACACCTCCCATGGTCACTGCG GGCTCCTGAGTGAAAATGGAGCATTCCGGGCTGAGGAGAGCCGCCAGCGGCTGGCTGAGGTGGCATTGGCGTATGCCAAGGCAG GATGTCAGGTGGTAGCCCCGTCGGACATGATGGATGGACGCGTGGAAGCCATCAAAGAGGCCCTGATGGCACATGGACTTGGCAACAGG GTGTCAGTGATGAGCTACAGTGCCAAGTTTGCTTCCTGTTTCTATGGCCCTTTCCG GGATGCGGCTAAGTCAAGCCCAGCTTTTGGGGACCGCCGCTGCTACCAGCTGCCCCCTGGAGCACGAGGCCTGGCTCTCCGAGCTGTG GACCGGGATGTACGGGAAGGAGCAGACATGCTCATGGTGAAGCCGGGAATGCCCTACCTGGACATCGTGCGGGAGGTAAAGGACAAG CACCCCGACCTCCCTCTCGCCGTGTACCACGTCTCTGGAGAGTTTGCCATGCTGTGGCATGGAGCCCAGGCTGGGGCATTTGATCTCAAGGCTGCCGTACTGGAGGCCATGACTGCCTTCCGCAGAGCAG GTGCTGACATCATCATCACCTACTACACACCACAGCTGCTGCAGTGGCTGAAGGAGGAATGA
- the ALAD gene encoding delta-aminolevulinic acid dehydratase isoform X1 translates to MPPTSSTPSLSRPGLGQAGKPDTGSHPSPTILTSIFLPCFPTIPLSRPLTTGPSHSHQSISHPRSCRDVPDDIQPIASLPGVARYGVNRLEEMLRPLVEEGLRCVLIFGVPSRVPKDERGSAADSEESPAIEAIHLLRKTFPSLLVACDVCLCPYTSHGHCGLLSENGAFRAEESRQRLAEVALAYAKAGCQVVAPSDMMDGRVEAIKEALMAHGLGNRVSVMSYSAKFASCFYGPFRDAAKSSPAFGDRRCYQLPPGARGLALRAVDRDVREGADMLMVKPGMPYLDIVREVKDKHPDLPLAVYHVSGEFAMLWHGAQAGAFDLKAAVLEAMTAFRRAGADIIITYYTPQLLQWLKEE, encoded by the exons ATGCCTCCAACCTCATCTACCCCATCTTTGTCAC GCCCTGGGCTTGGCCAGGCAGGGAAGCCAGACACTGGATCCCATCCTTCTCCCACCATCCTTACTTCCATATTTCTTCCCTGCTTCCCAACCATCCCTCTCAGTCGCCCCCTCACCACTGGCCCTTCCCACAGCCACCAATCCATATCCCACCCCCGCTCTTGCAGGGATGTTCCTGATGACATACAGCCTATCGCCAGCCTCCCAGGAGTGGCCAG GTATGGTGTGAACCGGCTGGAAGAGATGCTGAGGCCCTTGGTGGAAGAGGGCCTACGCTGTGTCTTGATCTTTGGCGTCCCCAGCAGAGTTCCCAAG GACGAGCGGGGTTCCGCAGCTGACTCCGAGGAGTCCCCAGCTATTGAGGCGATCCATCTGTTGAGGAAGaccttccccagcctcctggtGGCCTGTGACGTCTGCCTGTGTCCCTACACCTCCCATGGTCACTGCG GGCTCCTGAGTGAAAATGGAGCATTCCGGGCTGAGGAGAGCCGCCAGCGGCTGGCTGAGGTGGCATTGGCGTATGCCAAGGCAG GATGTCAGGTGGTAGCCCCGTCGGACATGATGGATGGACGCGTGGAAGCCATCAAAGAGGCCCTGATGGCACATGGACTTGGCAACAGG GTGTCAGTGATGAGCTACAGTGCCAAGTTTGCTTCCTGTTTCTATGGCCCTTTCCG GGATGCGGCTAAGTCAAGCCCAGCTTTTGGGGACCGCCGCTGCTACCAGCTGCCCCCTGGAGCACGAGGCCTGGCTCTCCGAGCTGTG GACCGGGATGTACGGGAAGGAGCAGACATGCTCATGGTGAAGCCGGGAATGCCCTACCTGGACATCGTGCGGGAGGTAAAGGACAAG CACCCCGACCTCCCTCTCGCCGTGTACCACGTCTCTGGAGAGTTTGCCATGCTGTGGCATGGAGCCCAGGCTGGGGCATTTGATCTCAAGGCTGCCGTACTGGAGGCCATGACTGCCTTCCGCAGAGCAG GTGCTGACATCATCATCACCTACTACACACCACAGCTGCTGCAGTGGCTGAAGGAGGAATGA